A region of Ananas comosus cultivar F153 unplaced genomic scaffold, ASM154086v1, whole genome shotgun sequence DNA encodes the following proteins:
- the LOC109705087 gene encoding pentatricopeptide repeat-containing protein At4g02750-like, whose translation MLSRARRRRHLPLHALLPTPPRRRALRSLRAPESPPQTRDVFTLNSAITSCFRSGDVERARQLFDEMPHRNSVTWNCMVSGFVANRMISDARRVFDQMPAKNVVSSSALVAGYAKCGRVDEARDLFDRIPRKNVVCWNSMISGYALNGMIQKARELFDEMPLRNGVSFSIMISAYLRRRLVGEARALFDRAPSPSSSATSLCNALLSGYVELGRVSDAEELFGKMDRRDVISWNVMITCYARGGRMDLAERLFDEMPEKDTVSWTAVLHGYLLNRDVDSAWKLFNNMPDKDAVTWNTMMGGFVQNGMFEDALRLFHAMPEWERDIVSWNTILQGYVRKGDMANANYFFGRMPRRSETSWNTLISGYEGEEALVLLSKMVREGFKPDQATLSVVISVCASLVALNWGKMVHSYAVKSGYPRDALVMSSLISMYSKCGLTGDAHEVFEHVTKRDTITWNAMIATYAYHGLAKEAFALFGEMIERKFVPDHATFLSLLIACAHRGLVDEGCKYFESMQRDWKLVPRSEHYSCMVDLFGRSGFINQAHELTNEIPSDRRTTAWETLLNACKVHGNLELGEAAARKVLQDDQLDGGGMYILLSNIYAGKGMWGDAASIRSFMRERGVKKETGCSWIEIQGEMAFFSSNDKSHPLIEEICRELDNISNIIEEYI comes from the coding sequence ATGCTCTCGCGAGCTCGTCGTCGTCGCCACCTCCCCCTCCACGCTCTTCTCCCCACCCCACCGCGCCGCCGCGCTCTCCGCAGCCTCCGCGCTCCGGAATCGCCTCCCCAGACGCGCGACGTGTTCACGCTCAACTCCGCCATCACGAGCTGCTTCCGCAGCGGCGACGTGGAGCGCGCGCGCCaactgttcgacgaaatgccccaCCGGAACTCGGTCACCTGGAACTGCATGGTCTCCGGCTTCGTCGCAAACCGCATGATCTCCGACGCGCGCAGGGTGTTCGACCAAATGCCCGCGAAGAACGTCGTATCCTCGTCGGCGCTCGTCGCCGGGTACGCCAAGTGCGGCCGCGTCGACGAGGCCCGGGACCTGTTCGATCGAATCCCCCGCAAGAACGTAGTTTGCTGGAATTCGATGATCTCAGGGTACGCATTGAACGGCATGATCCAAAAGGCGCGCGAattgttcgacgaaatgcccctCAGGAACGGCGTCTCGTTTTCGATCATGATTTCGGCGTACCTCAGGCGCAGGCTCGTCGGCGAAGCTCGCGCGCTGTTCGACCGAGCGCCTTCACCGTCGTCGTCGGCGACGTCTCTTTGCAATGCGCTGTTATCCGGCTACGTAGAATTGGGCCGCGTTAGCGATGCGGAGGAGTTGTTCGGCAAAATGGATCGAAGGGACGTGATATCGTGGAATGTAATGATCACCTGCTACGCGCGAGGCGGGAGGATGGACCTCGCCGAGCgcctgttcgatgaaatgccggAGAAGGACACAGTCTCTTGGACGGCGGTGTTGCACGGATATTTGCTGAACAGGGATGTAGATTCCGCGTGGAAGTTGTTCAACAATATGCCGGACAAAGACGCAGTGACATGGAACACGATGATGGGCGGGTTCGTGCAAAATGGTATGTTCGAGGATGCTTTGAGATTGTTCCACGCCATGCCGGAGTGGGAGAGAGATATCGTCTCGTGGAATACGATTTTGCAAGGATACGTTCGGAAAGGCGACATGGCGAATGCGAATTACTTCTTCGGGAGAATGCCGCGTAGAAGCGAGACTTCGTGGAACACGCTTATCTCCGGATACGAAGGAGAAGAGGCTTTGGTTTTGCTCTCGAAGATGGTCCGAGAAGGATTCAAGCCCGATCAAGCCACGTTGAGTGTTGTGATCTCGGTATGCGCCTCTCTCGTTGCTCTTAACTGGGGGAAAATGGTGCACAGCTACGCAGTTAAGAGCGGGTATCCGCGCGACGCATTGGTGATGAGCTCGTTGATCTCCATGTACTCTAAATGCGGCTTAACAGGTGACGCTCACGAAGTGTTCGAGCACGTTACGAAGCGGGACACAATCACGTGGAATGCCATGATCGCAACGTATGCTTACCACGGGTTAGCTAAAGAAGCTTTCGCACTTTTCGGTGAGATGATCGAACGTAAGTTCGTTCCGGACCACGCGACCTTTCTGAGCCTGTTGATAGCATGTGCTCATAGAGGTTTAGTCGACGAGGGATGCAAATACTTCGAAAGTATGCAACGGGATTGGAAATTGGTACCGAGATCGGAGCATTACTCTTGCATGGTTGATCTTTTCGGGAGATCGGGATTTATAAACCAAGCCCATGAATTGACCAATGAAATACCATCCGACCGTCGAACCACTGCTTGGGAAACCTTGCTGAATGCGTGTAAAGTTCACGGAAATTTGGAACTCGGAGAAGCTGCGGCGAGAAAGGTTTTGCAGGATGATCAGCTCGATGGCGGTGGAATGTACATACTCTTGTCAAATATTTATGCCGGCAAAGGAATGTGGGGCGATGCGGCGAGTATCAGATCGTTCATGCGAGAACGCGGGGTGAAGAAAGAGACGGGATGTAGCTGGATTGAGATTCAGGGAGAGATGGCCTTCTTTTCTTCGAACGATAAGAGCCACCCTCTGATCGAGGAGATATGTCGTGAATTAGATAATATTTCCAACATAATAGAAGAATACATTTGA